The sequence below is a genomic window from Streptococcus oralis.
TGAAGGACTAACTGTTTGAATTTGCTCCTTTGGAGAATACCGTTGAATTGCTAAAGCATTGATTTTTTCAATTTGCTTTTCTGTTAGATAGACTGTCATTTTTCCACCAAAGCTTTGAAAACATCGTCGTATTCATCAAAAATTGTATCCAATTTTAAGTTAAAGGCATCATCAGAAACATAAGAGATCTGATGATCCAATTCTTCAGGAGTAAAGATAATTTCACCACTTGGTAACAATTTTGCTTCGTATTTAACACCACTTGGAATATTGAACTCGCTTGGAATCGTAATGGTGATTGAATTTCCTTGTTTTCTTGTTTTTACAACCATCTGATTTCCTCCTTTGAAGTATTATAACAAATAATTACGGTAATTACAACGATAGTGTAAAACTGCTATTTCATCTCAGATCTTAACCGAAATATTCCTGCATAAGTGATTTTTTCAAGGTTTCCAATTCTTCTAGTGATTTTTGAATTGCCAATTGTGATTTGTCGACCTGAGCCACAAAGTCTGCGAACTCGTTTTGGAGGGAAAGAGGGGGGAGGGGGATGTATAATTCTTCAATCTGATTTTTTGTTATCGCTTGACGGGTGGCGCCTGAACTTTCTCCTATTTTCAGTAACAAACTCTTAAACTCTGAAGTTATTAGAAGTTGATTTAAAAATATTGGTGATAATAAGTGCTTTTTACAACGAATTATAGAAACGTGCTGATTAACTCTCGCAGGCAAAATATTTTGAGGAACAATACAGCAACGAGATACAGATGCACCTGTAATATTTAGCAAAACATCGTCGGATTCAACAATTACATTATTTAATTTTTCAGCCTGAACATTAGTTAGATAAGCTAAATCTTTGAAAATAAACTTACCATCATATACATTCATACTTCTAATAAGTGCTATCCCTTCGTTGACATAACTTTCTCTTCCTCCTCTAGGTGTAGCCCCTGAACCAATTTTTAATGTTAATTTTGATAATCTATGTTTTTCCCAACCCATTTCATTCAGAACAGGATCCCCAAACATCTCGTTAAATCGGGATTTGACGAGTTTTGATAATTCAGATAGTTGTTGTTTACGAGATTCAATTAATTTATTAACACCATCTAATCTCAAAACAATTTGCTGTTGCATAAAAGGCTCGTTGTATACAATAGACAAGTTATTCAACTTTGCCTTGTTTAACGTTCTACCCATCACAGCCCTGTCTGTTAAACTATCAAAATTCATTCCTTGTAGTGCATAGTAAAGATATTCATTAAAAAGCATCTTATTATTTTTAACCACAAAATTAGCTATTGCTTCGTTTGTGTACATATTTTCAGCAAGAATTCCAACCTTGCCAATAGATAACTTAAAACTCATCACAACTGTCCCTTTTGAAACAATTTGCATTTTTTCTTTTTGGACAGCTTCTTGAGTTATTTTCTCCTTAGTAGTACATAATATTTTCCCTTTCATATCTGAAATGGATAACCAAGGATAGTCACCTCCCCAATATAAAGTTTGAGAACGATTTGGTGTCTTGCCAATTCTTATCTCACAAACTTCCCCCAACTTCACTTTTTTCATACATGCATCTCCCTACTTGAGCAATTCCTCTAACTCCACTAAGCCAGCTTGAATTTCTTTTTCTAGATCATTAATTTTCTTTAAGATGACTTCTGTTGGTTCATATTCAACTTTTTCATACTCGATTTCTTTGTATTTATTGATCGATAAATCATAATCATTATCCTTTATCTCATCGACTGGAACAAAGAAAGACTGGTCCGTTCTCTTACGTTCTGCTTCGTTTTCAAGTTGATGGAAACGTTGAATAATATCTGGAATATCATTATCACTGATCGGTTGTCGTTTATCATCCAAACTTAAACCATCTGCTTTCATATCGTAAAACCAGACCTTATCCGTTCCACCATTTCCAGTTTTTGTAAAGATGAGAATGGCAGTTGAAACTCCAGCATAAGGTTTGAAAACGCCACTTGGCATTGATATTACAGCATCCAATTTATGATTCTCTACAATTTCCTGACGAATTCCTTTATGGGCTTTAGAAGAACCAAAGAGGACACCGTCAGGTACAATAACTGCTGCACGCCCCCCTGGTTTCAATGTACGCAAGAAAAGAGCAAGGAAAAGCAATTCTGTTTTTTTGGTTTTTACAGTCGCAAGAAGATCATTTGAAGTTGAATCGTAGTCAAGTGACCCTTTAAATGGAGGATTTGCTAAAACTAGAGTGTACTTATCTGCTTCTTCATTATCTTGAGATAGTGAGTCAAGATAACTAATTTGTGGATTTTCCACTCCATGCAGCATCATATTCATTGCACCAAGTCTAAGCATGGTTGTATCCGTATCATTTCCATGAAACATATTGTTATGAAAATGGTTGATATTATCTGGATTGGTTTCCCATTCATCTTTTTTACGCTTTAGGTAGCGGCTAGCAGATACTAAGAAACCAGCAGACCCCATAGCAGGATCTGAGATAATATCCTTGATAGTTGGTTGCATCAACTCAACCATCATATCGATGATGTGACGAGGTGTACGGAATTGTCCATTTTTACCTGCGGTTGACAATTTTGATAGCAGATATTCATAGATGTCGCCAATATCATTAACTCCCTGTGTGTCATTATAAAAATCTATATCTGACCCTCTAGTTGGAAATTCATCTAATATAGAAATCACCTTTTGGAGCGTAGCAGGTTTATTAATTTGAAAGATAGCTTCTCGCATATAACGTGAAAAAGCTGTATCGTCAGTATCACCCTTAAGATTCTTCATAAATGGAAAAATCTCCTGAGTCATTAATTGATAAACTTCCTGAGCATCTCCTATATTTTTAAATGTCGACCAACGGTATTCAGGTTTGTCTTTTGGAAAAATTCCCTCATAAGAAATCCCTAGAAACTCAGCATCGCTTTCGCGTCCAAGTTCGACACTATCCAAATCCTTCATAAACAGAAGATAAGTCAATTGTTCAATATTTGTTAGAGGATTTGCATTTCCTTCAGTCCACAGCATTTCCCACAGTTGATCGATTTTACTTTTTAATTCGCCTGTAATCATATAGTCTCTTTTCTTTGGTTTTTAAAGTTATGAATATCACTATTTTAACAGATTTTCAATCAAGCTTCAATTATGTTTCTCGCTATAAAAATTTCTTTCAAAAATAAAAAAGCAAACACAAAATATAGTTCACTTTTTTACTCTTCATCCTTCCAGTTCCGAGCAATCTCTTCGTCTTTCTGGAGTTGGTCTACCAGTTCCTCTACGGAGTCAAATTTGACCATATCACGGACACGGTCCAGCCAGTAAACAATGATGGTCTCACCGTAAATGTCATCTGAAAAGTCAAAAATATTGACTTCAAAACGTGGTTCTTCGCCATCAAAGGTGACATTTTTCCCCACACTTGCCATGCCACGATATCTCTGACGTTGTACTTCTACATCGACTACATAGACACCATCTGCTGGCATGTAAGTTCGATCTCTTAGAACCAGATTGGCTGTTGGATAACCGATAGTACGCCCACGAGCATTTCCATGAACGACCATCCCACGAGATGGGAGCGGAGTGCCGAGCAGATGATTGACTTCCTTTACATCTCCATCAAGAATAGCCTGACGAATCCGTGTGGAACTAATCTTGCCCTTTTCGTCCTCGACCGGAGGAACAATGATGATCTCTCCATCAAAATAGTCCTTCAGGTCATCTGCAGTTTTCTTATCAGAGCCAAAGGTATAGTCAAATCCTGCCACAATGATAGCTGGTTTTAAAGCCTTGATATAGGTATCAAAGAATTCTTGACCCGTTAAACTAGCAAATTTGCTACTAAAGTCAAGTAAGAAGAGAGCCTCTACTCCATGCCACTTCATCTTGTGCTCACGTTCCTCGTGATTGACGATATGGAGCATGAGCTCAGGTTGGTAAGGTTGCAAGGCAAGTTTTGGCGACTCTGTAAAGGTCATCACGACAACTGGCAGATAATCCTTCATTGAAGCCTTGCTGGCCACTTCAAAAAGTTTCTGATGCCCCTTGTGGATGCCATCAAAATAACCTAGTACAAGGACTGTTTTACCCGGTACTGCAATATCTTTTTCGTTCTTAATAGGTACTGTTGTAATCATGAAACTATTATATCATAGAGCAAGTCTTTTCGCTAAGAGGAAATCCCAAATGTCGTTTTTTGCGCCTGAACTGACCTTAAGAGAAAATTTAACATTTTAGTTTTAAAAAATAGCACCTCCTATGAGATGCTATCATTTGGTAACTAGTCTATTGTTTCTTCTAAATCTTTTAACTTAACCGAAACAATCTTGGAGACACCTGATTCTTGCATGGTAACTCCATAGATAGAGTCCGCTGCCGCCATCGTCCCCTTACGGTGGGTTACGACGATGAACTGACTATCCTTGTCAAAGCGGTTGAGGTAATCCCCAAAACGTTTGACATTGGCTTCGTCCAGCGCCGCCTCTACCTCGTCCAAGATGACGAAAGGAATGGTCTTAACTCGGATAATTGAGAAGAGCAAAGCCAAAGCTGATAGGGCTTTCTCACCACCACTCATGAGGTTGAGAGATTGGATTTTCTTACCTGGTGGTTGGACAGAAATCTCCACACCAGCGGTTAAAAGATCTCCCTCAGTCAATATCAAGTCTGCCTGACCGCCGCCAAACATCTGTCTAAAGGTCACTTTAAAGGACTCACGAATAGCTTCAAAGGTTGATTTGAAGCGTTCCTTAACCTCATCATTCATTTCTGTGATGGTCTCAAGGAGCAGGTTTTTCGCAGACAAAATATCGTCTCGTTGGCTATTGAGGAAAGCCAGACGGTTGTGAACTTCTTCGTACTGGTCAATAGCGTCCAAGTTGACAGGACCCAGCGAGCGAATAGCCTTCTCTAAATCCTTAACCTCTTGCTCTGCCAGATTGAGATTTTCCAACTCATGCGCTTTTTCTAGAGCCTCTGTGTAGCTGATCTGGTACTGGTCTGTTAATTGAGCTTGTAGATGGCGCAAGCGTTCGCTGACTTTTTCCTTCTTAGCTTCAGCACGTGTTTGTTTGCGAATCCACTCCTCATTCTGCTGACGAGCCTGATCCAAATGACTGGCAATATCATCCAGTTGACCCTCTATATCATCCAACTCAAACTGCTTGCGAATCAGACCTTGTTGGAGATTTGTTTTCTGAGTTTTGGCCTCTTCCTCTTGCTGACTTAGCAAATCCGTATCAACTTTCTCGAGATTATCAACCTTTTCTTGGAGGAGACGCTGAATCTCCTCTTGTTCGATATCCAGACTATCCAGTTCCTTTCCTAAGCGTTCAATATCAGTCACTTCGTACCGCTTTTGTCCTTGCAGTTCGGACTTAAGCAAGCGCGCTTGAGAAATCTGTTCCTGCAAGTTTTGATAACGTTCTTGAATGGCGTTTTTGTTAGACTTAATCTCTTCAATCTCAGCTTCCAGATTTTGCTTTTCACTGGCAATGGTAGCAAGACGCTCTTGGCATTTTTCCTTGTCCGCTTGCCAATCTCCGAGAGAAAGACGATTTAATTCCTCTTCTTGAAGTTTCCAAAGAGTTTCTAACTCTTCCACTTGCTGGTTGGTTTGTTGATAAGCAAGGTACAAGCCTTGCTCCTGAATACGAGCTTGCTCACCCTGAGATTTGATGGATTCTAATCTTTCTGTCAATACCGCCATCTCATCTTGCAAGGTCTTCAAGCTTGCCTCTTCAGAACGCAGACTAGTTTCTTCTTCAGTAATTTCTTTTTGTAATTGCTCTAGTTCTGGCTTGATGAAAATACTGTTATTTTGACGATTGGCACCACCCGCGTAGGAACCACCTGTGCGCAATTCGGTACCATCAAGTGTCACCATGCGAACCTGATAGCGAACTTGACGAGCAGCTGCACGCGCATGTTCCACGGTATCAAAGATAGCCGTTGTGGCTAGCAAGTTCTTGAAAATGGCTTCTAGTCTCTTATCAAACGACACCAACTCATCTGCCATTCCCAGAAATCCTGGACTTGCAGCGATAACGTCTTGATTCTGACTAGAAATCGTACGCGCCTTGATAGTCGTCAAAGGAAGAAAGGTCGCACGACCAGCTCTGTTACGTTTTAGGAAATCAATCGCCTTTGTTGCCGCGTTTTCATCTTCTACGATAATATGCTGGCTACTGGCTCCAAGTGCAATCTCCAAGGCAGTTTGATAATGCACATCAAAGGTCAGATGCTCACTGACTGCACCAATGATCCCACCTAGACGCTCTTTTTCTTGAAGAACACTCTTAACACCTGCGTAAAAGTTACTATGATTTCTAAGGATATTCTCTAAACTTTGGGCTCTAGCCTGCTTGTTTTTGAGACTATCCAGACGGTCAAAGAGTTGACTCTGCTGGGCTTGGTAAGAAACTTTCTGCTCCTCTTGTTCCTTGGCACTAACTTGATAGTCTGTCAATAATCTCTGAACCTGCTCCTTGGCAGTTTCAAGCCCATCTTTTTGCTGACTAGCCTTCTCTTTAGCTGTAGCCAGTTGTTCTTTCAGTTTCTCAAGTTGATCTGCTTGTTTTTGAGATAGTTGACGGCTGTTCTCCAGTTCATTCTCGATGCGGGTCAGTTGGTTTGAGACATCCGCTTCTTCTTGTAAAAGTGCCACAAAACGTTCACGTAAGAGCTCAATCATCTGGTCAGGATCATCTGAAAATGCCAACAATTCTGCTTCTAAACGATTGAGTTCCTTGTTGTTTTCAGCTAAACTTTCCTCTAACTGTTCCAGATTCCCTTCTTTTTCAGCCTTTTCCTTACTTAGAGCCTTTCTCTTATCTTCCAGAGTCGCCAAACGTGCTTGTGCTTCTTGTTGATTAAGGGCTACCTGCTCAGATTCCAGTTTGGATAGGGCTAGTTTTCGCTCTAAGTCACTAATCAAACTGGTCAAATCCATTAAGCTTCCTTGGTCTTTGGTCATTTGAGCTTGGAGATCTTGCCGTTTCTTTTTAAGAGTCTGATTTTCCTCTTCTAACTCTTCACGCTTTTGGTAATAACTAGTCAAGAGTTCCTGAACTTGCGTTAGCTCTTCTTCTGTCAACTCTAGTTCAGCCTTGTTTTCCTTGATTTGGGCAACCAGTACATCCAAGTAAATTGCCTTGCGTTGACCATCCAAGTCTAAAAACTTCCGAGCATTTTCAGCTTGTTTGGCAAGAGGCTTGATTTGATTGTCCAACTCATAGATAATGTCCTCTAAACGGTCTAGGTTGTCCTGAGTTTGTTGCAGTTTGCTCTCTGTTTCTTTTCTGCGTGTTTTGTATTTTAAAACTCCAGCAGCTTCTTCAAAAATAGCACGGCGTTCTTCAGGCTTAGAGTTAAAAATTTCCTCAACCTTCCCTTGAGAGATGATGGAGAAGGAATCCCGTCCCAAACCGGTATCCAAGAAAAGGTCATGTACATCACGAAGACGGACTTTTTTGCCATCAATCCGATACTCGCTATCACCACTACGATAGATATGGCGTTCTACCTTGATTTCTTGCCCCGCATCCTTGATAAAACCATCTTCATTATCCAAGGTCACGACAACAGAGGCATAATTGAGCGGTTTACGACTTTCAGTCCCAGCAAAAATGACATCGGGCATCTTGCCACCACGAAGGCTCTTGACACTGGACTCTCCCAAGGCCCATCGCAGACTTTCTGTGATATTTGACTTCCCAGATCCATTTGGCCCAACGACAGCTGTCACACCTTGGTCAAAGACAACCCTGGTCTTGTCAGCAAAAGACTTGAATCCCTGGATTTCAATTTCCTTTAAATACATGAATCAAGCCCTTTCTCAACGGCATTTTTTGCGGCCTCTTGCTCTGCCAATTTTTTAGAACGGCCTTGGCCTTTTCCTATACTCTTGCCCTCAACTAGAACTTCTACATCAAAAACCTTATCATGGGCAGGTCCCATCTCAGAAGTCACCTGGTAGCGAATGTCCACATCCCCATTGACCTGGAGCAACTCTTGCAGGTGTGTCTTGTAATCCTTAATCATTTCAAAGTCACCTACTTCAACCTTGGGAATCATGACCTGATAGATAAACTCTTTTACCCTAGCTACATCCTTGTCTAAAAGCAAAGCTCCCAGAAAGGCTTCAAAAGCATCACCGAGAATGGTGTCACGATTGCGCCCACCAGACTTTTCTTCTCCTTTACCCAGCTTGATAAACTGATCAAACTGGCAATCACGCGCAAAACCAGCCAAACTTTCCTCACGGACAATCATGGCACGGAGCTTGGACAAATCTCCCTCTGGTTTCTTAGGATATTTTTTATACAGATATTCTGAAATCAATAATTGCAGAACAGCGTCTCCTAAAAATTCCAAGCGCTCATTGTGTGAAATTTTTAAGAGGCGGTGCTCATTGGCATAACTCGTATGAGTAAAGGCCGTTTCCAGTAAGTTTTTGTCTGCAAATTCGATTGCAAAACGCTTCTTCAGTACAGTTTGTAATTCTTTCATACTGACCTCTTTCTAATAATTACGATCCTTTCTATTATAACAAAAAAAGCCCTCTGAGTCACTTTAAAACGGGACTAGGAAAGATTTGGGTAGTTTTTGAAAAAAGATTTCCAATTTTGGAGGAAATATAAAGAAAAAAGCCTTATTTAAAGGCTTTTTTAGGCTGTTTACATCCACCCTGAGGGAATCGAACCCCCATCTTAAGAACCGGAATCTTACGTGATATCCATTACACTAAGGGTGGAAACTTGTTTTATTATAACAGAAATTTGCTCTAATAACAAGTTTTTTATGGATGGACTAAGCGTCCATTAGTGGGAAGCATCCCCATTCCAGATAGAGTTTTTCACGATAACATAATCAACGTGTTTGAGGTCAGCAACCTTGCGTCCACCTGCGTAGGAAATAGCACTTTGCAAGTCCTGCTCCATCTCAGTAAGGGTGTCTTGCAAGTGCCCTTTAGCAGGCAGTAAGATGCGCTTACCTTCCACATTTTTATATGCTCCTTTTTGGTATTGAGAAGCTGAACCATAGTATTCTTTGAACTGTTCCCCATCAACTTCGATTGTCTTCCCTGGACTTTCGATGTGTCCTGCAAAGAGGGAACCAATCATGACCATACTAGCACCGAAACGGATAGACTTGGCAATGTCACCGTGTGTACGAATCCCACCATCGGCAATAATCGGTTTACGCGCAGCCTTAGCACACCAGCGTAGGGCAGCCAATTGCCAACCGCCTGTACCAAAACCGGTCTTGACCTTGGTGATACAAACCTTACCAGGACCGATTCCAACCTTAGTAGCATCCGCACCAGCATTTTCCAATTCACGCACAGCTTCTGGCGTTCCCACATTCCCAGCAATGACAAAAGTATCTGGTAATTCTTTCTTGATGTGCTGAATCATAGAAATCACGCTATCCGCATGACCATGGGCAATATCAATCGTGATATACTCAGGAGCATCAGCCTTGAGTTGGCTAACAAAATCATACTCATAGTCCTTAACACCAACAGAAATGGAAGCAATGAGCCCTTGATCGTGCATACGTTTGATAAAAGGAATGCGCCCCGCCTCATCAAAACGATGCATAATATAGAAGTACCCACCCTTAGCAAGCTGCTCTGCTACGTTCTCATCCAAAATCGTCTGCATATTTGCTGGCACAACAGGTAGTTTAAAAGTGTGTTTTCCAAACGTAATACTTGTATCCGCTTCTGAACGGCTTTTAATGACACATTTATTTGGGATCAACTGAATATCTTCGTAATCAAAAATTGGAAATTCATTTAACATATCAATGTCTCGTTTCTTTTGTAATGACCTACCTATGCCTTCGCATCACTACGTCTTTTCCGACGTTTCCTTGACTTATTATAAACCAAAGTACAGTTTTTGTCAAATATTTTTAATAATCAAATTATATCGTTCGGTTTTTACTTGAGGAATAGAGAAGGAAAGTGGAGAGAGTAGTTTCACTCCACTTCATTATCAATATTCCTTTTAAAAATTTTTTCAGAATTTTCCATTATTTTACAAAACACACTATAGGATGAGGTATTCTGAGGGATTTGGATAGAGCACTTTTTAAGCAAGACTCCGTATCCCACTACTTTTCCTATCTCACTATTTACTGACTGCTCTATACTAGGAAAAATCAGTCCAGCTTTCTTAGCTTTTATAATATAAGAATAGGAAATCAACTGGAACAAGTCCTCACGATTAATCCCTTTTTCAGTAAACTCCAGTTTTTTATATTTTGCATCTAGAACAATCTTTCGTTCTCTGTCATAAAAATCTGGATATACTTTTCGTTCCCCACCAGAAAATATTAGGATGCCGCCTTTCTTTTCTTTATTTCGAGGATGGATGAAACCTTTTGGCAACAAGGTGTAAACATACTCTTCCCAAAGCCAGGCAACATCAAAGAGAATACCATGTACCTTTTGGGCTTGAGGTCCAAGACCATGCTTTTCTCTACTCAGAATCATCAAGCAGAGTTCCTGTAATTTTCTATACTCTCTAAAATAGGCGTGTCGGATGGGTTTGATTTTATTCATTCTGATAATCTTGGCACGATCAGCTAGTTTATAAGATGAGGTTACACGAGTAATTTCTGTCATATTTTCACGATTACTATCGAGCAGAACTCCGAAACCTTTCTGATTCTTAATGTACTCAATCGTATGCCGAATCAACTGCATGAGTGGATTATCATAGGTAAACTCCCTAGTGGTATAGGCAATGCTTCCCATAAAAGGAACATTTTTCTTAAGATGCATTCCTACATCTAGCACTCCCTTTACATGACTATCGTTATGGAAAAATCTCTGGTATTCCTTATAAAGACCTTTTCGAAGAGCAGCTTGCAGATATTTGGGAAAGAGGTAAATCAAAAGCTGATAGAGTTTATCCTCTTGAGATAGACCGATGTCTAAACTAGTCAAATTCATATTGAGAATCTTTTGTAAAAGATAATGCAAAAAATGGTCGTTACTTTCATCAGAAAAACGAGAGGAAATCGTTAATCTTTCCTGACCATATCCAAGAAAACCAATCACGTTCCCTGTCTTGATTTCCTGATTAACTGTTTCAAAAATCTTTTGGTCCCTGTCTAAATCAGGAGAATTTATCAAATCATTCGGGAAAATAAAAATACTGTCCTCCCTAGAAAGGTTATCTAGTGTTCTATCAAGAAGTGCTTGACTTAGGTTGGGATATTCTGCGACAAAGTCTTCTTTAGCAATTCTATACTGATTATCAGTTATCCGCATTATCATCACCAGTATCTTGCTGATCTGTTTGGTCATTATTTGTCAGATCAAATGCTTTTTTCAATGTATCCAGAGTTTCAGCCTCTTCGTAAGAACCTCGTAAGTAATCTTCCAAAAGCGGTTTAAGGTAATCAGACCAGAGTAATTCATAGTCAAAATCTACATCCTTCAACTTAAGGAAATAACTTGGTCCGATATGATAATGGCTGTTTAATCCCTGAACGTTTTCGATAGCAACATTCAAATTTCTTAGACGAAGTTTTGCTTCTTCTGCATGGATATCTAGTTCTTTATCCAACATAGCAACTTGGCTTTCAGCAGTAACTTCAACAAAGCGGAAACGACGACGCATAGCAAAATCAAAGGTATCTACTGAACGGTCAATATCATTCATTGTTCCGATGATGTAGACATTCTCAGGGATATAAAACTTGTCATCCGTCTCATGTAAGTTAGCATACTGGGTGGAAACACTCCCCTTTTCACCACGATAACCAGGATCAATAGAGAAAAAGATTTCCCCAAAAATCTTAGAAATCTCCCCACGGTTGATTTCATCGATGATGAAAACGAATTTCTTGTCTGTGTCAATTTCTGTTGGAGAAATATAATCTTTCAGACCAAATCTTTTCTTTAAAGTTTCTAGGACAGTTTTTCCACCACTTTTGTAGTATTCTTGCTTATTATAATTTTTATCTTTATACAACTCGTAAACATATTTGCGAGGTAGTGACCATCCTGGAACACCACTATCATAATTTACTGACAAATTTTGTCTACTATTAACAGATAAGTAAGATGTTTTTGTTATATATTCTTTTTCTTCAGCAACATTTATATATTCTAAGTAAGAATCCCAAGCCTCATCAAAATTATCTTGTCCTCCAATCAATTGGGCTTCTTTTGCTTTCTGACAAAAATCTTTAAAAATACCATCCTGTAGCTTAAACTCAATAGCTCCATCCCCATTTGATACTGGTCTCAACCCCTCTACAAAATCCGTATAATCATAGGAAGGGTGAAACTGTACAAAGCCGATTTGGTCTTCGTTGCCATCCGTTAATTCTTTAGCTATTTCTTTAGCAAGATAAGTTTTTCCTGTACCAGGTGCACCACGGAGAATGAGGTTTTTGGATTGTAGTAGAGTTTGACTCAATGGATGATAAACCTTATATTCTGCAGACATTTTTTCTTCTTTCTTTTCTTTATCGTCTAGAAATTGTGTTGAATACTCAAATAAAATACTACCCAACATTGAAGATTCTAGTTCTGGATAGGTTTTAGAAAATAGTTTACAAATCTCATGATTCTGACGATAGGGCCCTCCTTGATTACTTTGAGGAATCAACCTATTCCAAAATTCATTCTGACTATTCATATTTACTCCTAAAAAAGAATGGTTCTCAGAATAAATACAAAGTAGTTTTGTTACTACTGCAGAACGCCCAATAAACTCATTCTTTGACTTTTTTATGTCAAAAATAGGATTATTGAAATCTAACATTCTTCCAGCTTGGATGATCTCATACAAATCCGATTTTAATTTGTTAAATCGGTCTTCTAGTTCTGATTCTGGAATGATTTTATTTGCTTGATTTTTGTAGCTTTTGGTATTCTCATTCCAATAAATACCAAATTTTGAAGAACCTCCGCCTCCAATTCCCATAAATAATGATTGGTACTTTCCTGCCTCAATAGCATAGCAAAAAGAATTACTTTTGGCACCTTTCCCAATTATATATTCATCAATAGACATGGTTAAAATTCTATCAAGTGGCCATTCTTTAAGAAATTCTTCACGTAATTTTTCATTGTGAATACTATATTTAAATGCATCTTCTCTTAATCTTATTTTATTTTCTTGATACCAAGCATAAAAATCATCTAAACTAACTTTCCTTTTCAGCATCAATCGTACTCCTTTTATAATAATGTTCGAATAAAAACTATGTATTTCATATATAGAATATCATATCCTATAGAAAAAGGAAAGAATTTCTAAAGAAAAAGCCCAGTGTAGAGACTTTCTTCCCTCTCAACACTAGACTCTTTTTTATCTTAATAATACTCTCCCTGACGGTAGTCCCATGAGTTAAAGGTATCTGACAAGTGCATCATGATTTTATCAATGTCAAGTCCTTTACGGATCACAATTGGAGCTGGTGAGATTGATCGTGCTCCACCTTGTTCTGGGATGAGTTTGCCGTCCTTATCGACCATAGACACCATCACACCTTGCTCGTAGCGAGTTTCAATCGTTTTGTCAGGTTGGATGGATGC
It includes:
- the smc gene encoding chromosome segregation protein SMC, with the protein product MYLKEIEIQGFKSFADKTRVVFDQGVTAVVGPNGSGKSNITESLRWALGESSVKSLRGGKMPDVIFAGTESRKPLNYASVVVTLDNEDGFIKDAGQEIKVERHIYRSGDSEYRIDGKKVRLRDVHDLFLDTGLGRDSFSIISQGKVEEIFNSKPEERRAIFEEAAGVLKYKTRRKETESKLQQTQDNLDRLEDIIYELDNQIKPLAKQAENARKFLDLDGQRKAIYLDVLVAQIKENKAELELTEEELTQVQELLTSYYQKREELEEENQTLKKKRQDLQAQMTKDQGSLMDLTSLISDLERKLALSKLESEQVALNQQEAQARLATLEDKRKALSKEKAEKEGNLEQLEESLAENNKELNRLEAELLAFSDDPDQMIELLRERFVALLQEEADVSNQLTRIENELENSRQLSQKQADQLEKLKEQLATAKEKASQQKDGLETAKEQVQRLLTDYQVSAKEQEEQKVSYQAQQSQLFDRLDSLKNKQARAQSLENILRNHSNFYAGVKSVLQEKERLGGIIGAVSEHLTFDVHYQTALEIALGASSQHIIVEDENAATKAIDFLKRNRAGRATFLPLTTIKARTISSQNQDVIAASPGFLGMADELVSFDKRLEAIFKNLLATTAIFDTVEHARAAARQVRYQVRMVTLDGTELRTGGSYAGGANRQNNSIFIKPELEQLQKEITEEETSLRSEEASLKTLQDEMAVLTERLESIKSQGEQARIQEQGLYLAYQQTNQQVEELETLWKLQEEELNRLSLGDWQADKEKCQERLATIASEKQNLEAEIEEIKSNKNAIQERYQNLQEQISQARLLKSELQGQKRYEVTDIERLGKELDSLDIEQEEIQRLLQEKVDNLEKVDTDLLSQQEEEAKTQKTNLQQGLIRKQFELDDIEGQLDDIASHLDQARQQNEEWIRKQTRAEAKKEKVSERLRHLQAQLTDQYQISYTEALEKAHELENLNLAEQEVKDLEKAIRSLGPVNLDAIDQYEEVHNRLAFLNSQRDDILSAKNLLLETITEMNDEVKERFKSTFEAIRESFKVTFRQMFGGGQADLILTEGDLLTAGVEISVQPPGKKIQSLNLMSGGEKALSALALLFSIIRVKTIPFVILDEVEAALDEANVKRFGDYLNRFDKDSQFIVVTHRKGTMAAADSIYGVTMQESGVSKIVSVKLKDLEETID
- a CDS encoding McrC family protein; the encoded protein is MRITDNQYRIAKEDFVAEYPNLSQALLDRTLDNLSREDSIFIFPNDLINSPDLDRDQKIFETVNQEIKTGNVIGFLGYGQERLTISSRFSDESNDHFLHYLLQKILNMNLTSLDIGLSQEDKLYQLLIYLFPKYLQAALRKGLYKEYQRFFHNDSHVKGVLDVGMHLKKNVPFMGSIAYTTREFTYDNPLMQLIRHTIEYIKNQKGFGVLLDSNRENMTEITRVTSSYKLADRAKIIRMNKIKPIRHAYFREYRKLQELCLMILSREKHGLGPQAQKVHGILFDVAWLWEEYVYTLLPKGFIHPRNKEKKGGILIFSGGERKVYPDFYDRERKIVLDAKYKKLEFTEKGINREDLFQLISYSYIIKAKKAGLIFPSIEQSVNSEIGKVVGYGVLLKKCSIQIPQNTSSYSVFCKIMENSEKIFKRNIDNEVE
- the rnc gene encoding ribonuclease III, giving the protein MKELQTVLKKRFAIEFADKNLLETAFTHTSYANEHRLLKISHNERLEFLGDAVLQLLISEYLYKKYPKKPEGDLSKLRAMIVREESLAGFARDCQFDQFIKLGKGEEKSGGRNRDTILGDAFEAFLGALLLDKDVARVKEFIYQVMIPKVEVGDFEMIKDYKTHLQELLQVNGDVDIRYQVTSEMGPAHDKVFDVEVLVEGKSIGKGQGRSKKLAEQEAAKNAVEKGLDSCI
- a CDS encoding GMP reductase — translated: MLNEFPIFDYEDIQLIPNKCVIKSRSEADTSITFGKHTFKLPVVPANMQTILDENVAEQLAKGGYFYIMHRFDEAGRIPFIKRMHDQGLIASISVGVKDYEYDFVSQLKADAPEYITIDIAHGHADSVISMIQHIKKELPDTFVIAGNVGTPEAVRELENAGADATKVGIGPGKVCITKVKTGFGTGGWQLAALRWCAKAARKPIIADGGIRTHGDIAKSIRFGASMVMIGSLFAGHIESPGKTIEVDGEQFKEYYGSASQYQKGAYKNVEGKRILLPAKGHLQDTLTEMEQDLQSAISYAGGRKVADLKHVDYVIVKNSIWNGDASH